In Arachis hypogaea cultivar Tifrunner chromosome 2, arahy.Tifrunner.gnm2.J5K5, whole genome shotgun sequence, a genomic segment contains:
- the LOC112748281 gene encoding uncharacterized protein, with product MRITRRCARANLFSLFPPVPSRRLYHLPPSPVVNVDDAVASFTTLLNNPNPPSQLEFSKILSSLVKIKQYPTAVSLFLQMENRGIIPSLIALNILLNCFCHLGHMDFAFSVLGKIIKIGYEFDVITLTTLIKGFCINCKVREALAFHDRVRALGFQLNEVSYNTLTNGLCKIGHTGAAVKLLEKLETQPVKPNVVLYNTVIDALCKDGLVIEASELFSKMISRGISPDVITYSSLILGFCIISRLDEAAQLLNEMGKKGIEPDVYTFSILIDALCKEGRIGEAQSVLDRMSLGGHKLNVVPYNALMNGYVIRNDVNKAAELFDDMMKSGLVPNVRSYNTMINGYCKNKRVDKAIELFKQMRHKNLVPDIVTYNSLIDGMCKSQRISCALGLLAEMHDNGQSPSLITFNIVVDGLCKVQRVDEAIALFRQILDKGISPDVDTYNTLLDGLCKCGRLNNAKEFFQHLLTNNYCLEVRTYNIMINGLCKEGLFDEAITLLSKMESNGYLPDCVSYETIVYALFDKNDNERAEKFLREMISRGLLKIEDCKTTIPVEVDRILRTSKGIQ from the coding sequence ATGAGAATCACAAGAAGGTGTGCGCGCGCAAATCTCTTCAGTTTGTTTCCCCCTGTTCCATCCCGCAGGCTCTACCATCTTCCTCCTTCACCCGTTGTTAATGTCGATGATGCTGTTGCCTCTTTCACCACCCTTCTCAACAACCCCAATCCACCTTCTCAACTCGAATTCAGTAAGATTCTTTCTTCTCTGGTTAAGATCAAACAATACCCCACTGCTGTTTCCCTTTTCTTGCAAATGGAAAATAGGGGAATCATTCCTAGCCTTATTGCACTCAATATATTGTTGAATTGTTTCTGCCATTTGGGTCATATGGACTTCGCTTTTTCTGTTTTGGGTAAGATTATCAAGATTGGTTATGAATTTGATGTTATAACTCTAACGACACTCATCAAAGGGTTCTGTATAAACTGCAAGGTTAGGGAAGCATTAGCGTTTCATGATAGGGTAAGAGCGCTAGGGTTTCAGCTCAACGAGGTCAGTTATAACACTTTGACCAATGGGCTTTGTAAAATAGGGCACACAGGAGCTGCTGTTAAGTTGCTAGAAAAATTGGAGACACAGCCGGTAAAACCTAATGTAGTACTGTACAATACTGTCATCGATGCGCTGTGTAAAGATGGGCTTGTAATCGAGGCGAGCGAGTTGTTTTCTAAGATGATTTCAAGGGGGATTTCTCCTGATGTCATCACTTATAGTTCCCTAATTCTTGGTTTTTGCATCATAAGTCGATTAGATGAAGCTGCTCAATTGCTTAATGAAATGGGGAAAAAGGGCATCGAGCCCGATGTATATACCTTTAGTATATTGATAGATGCATTGTGTAAGGAAGGGCGAATCGGCGAAGCACAAAGTGTGTTGGATAGGATGTCATTAGGAGGCCATAAGCTGAATGTTGTCCCTTACAATGCTCTAATGAATGGATACGTCATAAGAAATGACGTCAATAAGGCAGCTGAGTTATTTGATGATATGATGAAAAGTGGTTTGGTTCCTAATGTTAGGAGTTACAACACTATGATCAATGGATATTGTAAGAATAAGAGAGTGGATAAAGCCATAGAACTCTTTAAACAAATGCGTCACAAAAATTTGGTTCCTGATATTGTAACATACAATTCTCTTATTGATGGCATGTGTAAATCACAAAGAATTTCCTGTGCACTGGGTCTTCTTGCTGAGATGCATGATAATGGTCAGTCTCCTAGTTTAATAACTTTCAATATCGTGGTAGATGGTTTGTGCAAAGTCCAACGTGTTGATGAGGCAATTGCGTTATTCCGACAGATTCTTGACAAAGGGATTAGTCCGGACGTGGACACGTACAATACTCTTCTTGATGGGTTGTGCAAATGTGGAAGATTAAACAATGCAAAAGAGTTTTTTCAACATCTTTTGACCAACAACTATTGTCTAGAAGTTAGGACTTATAATATTATGATCAACGGACTTTGTAAAGAGGGGTTATTTGATGAAGCGATAACCTTGCTCTCAAAAATGGAAAGCAATGGTTACCTGCCTGATTGTGTAAGTTATGAAACAATTGTTTATGCTCTTTTTGACAAAAATGATAATGAAAGAGCAGAGAAATTTCTTCGTGAAATGATAAGTAGAGGTTTGCTAAAGATAGAG